In a single window of the Pseudomonas sp. B21-015 genome:
- a CDS encoding amino acid aminotransferase encodes MSLFSAVEMAPRDPILGLNEAFNADTRTNKVNLGVGVYCNEEGRIPLLRAVVEAETIRAAQHASRGYLPIDGIAAYDQAVQKLLFGNDSPLIAAGRVITTQAVGGTGALKIGADFLKQLLPNAVVAISDPSWENHRALFETAGFPVQNYRYYDAATHDVNRAGLLEDLNALPSGSIVVLHACCHNPTGVDLSPADWKNVLEVVKAKGHVPFLDMAYQGFGDGIDEDAAAVRLFAESGLTFFVSSSFSKSFSLYGERVGALSIVSESKEESARVLSQVKRVIRTNYSNPPTHGASIVAAVLNSPVLRAQWEEELAEMRLRIRGMRTQMVDLLAKNAPQRDFSFVGRQRGMFSYSGLTVEQVTRLRNEFGIYALDTGRICVAALNQNNIDAVTKAIVQVI; translated from the coding sequence ATGAGCCTGTTCTCCGCTGTCGAAATGGCACCACGCGATCCAATCCTGGGCCTCAACGAAGCATTCAATGCCGATACCCGTACCAACAAGGTCAACCTGGGGGTTGGTGTTTACTGCAACGAGGAGGGGCGAATTCCACTCCTGCGCGCCGTTGTCGAAGCCGAGACGATTCGCGCCGCTCAACACGCTTCCCGTGGTTACTTGCCGATCGACGGTATTGCCGCCTACGACCAGGCGGTGCAAAAACTGCTGTTCGGCAATGATTCACCGCTGATCGCTGCTGGCCGGGTCATCACCACCCAAGCCGTCGGCGGTACCGGCGCGCTGAAAATCGGTGCCGACTTCCTCAAGCAACTGCTGCCGAACGCCGTTGTGGCGATCAGCGACCCGAGCTGGGAAAACCACCGCGCACTGTTCGAAACCGCCGGTTTCCCGGTGCAGAACTATCGCTACTACGACGCCGCGACCCACGACGTTAACCGTGCAGGCCTGCTGGAAGACCTGAACGCCTTGCCGTCCGGCTCTATCGTTGTACTGCACGCTTGCTGCCACAACCCGACCGGCGTGGATCTGAGCCCGGCGGACTGGAAAAACGTCCTGGAAGTGGTGAAAGCCAAAGGTCACGTACCGTTCCTCGACATGGCCTACCAGGGCTTTGGCGACGGTATCGATGAAGACGCCGCTGCCGTGCGCCTGTTCGCCGAATCGGGCCTGACCTTCTTCGTCTCGAGCTCGTTCTCCAAATCCTTCTCGCTGTACGGCGAGCGCGTTGGCGCCCTGTCGATCGTCAGCGAGTCGAAAGAAGAAAGCGCGCGCGTGCTGTCGCAAGTCAAACGCGTGATCCGCACCAACTACTCCAACCCGCCGACCCACGGCGCTAGCATCGTCGCCGCCGTGCTGAACAGCCCGGTATTGCGTGCGCAGTGGGAAGAGGAACTGGCAGAAATGCGCCTGCGGATTCGCGGCATGCGCACCCAGATGGTCGACCTGCTGGCGAAAAACGCTCCGCAACGCGATTTCAGCTTCGTCGGTCGCCAGCGCGGCATGTTCTCCTACTCCGGCCTGACGGTTGAGCAAGTGACCCGTCTGCGCAACGAGTTCGGCATCTACGCCCTGGACACCGGCCGCATCTGCGTTGCCGCGCTGAACCAGAACAACATCGACGCCGTGACCAAGGCCATCGTTCAGGTGATCTGA
- a CDS encoding integrase arm-type DNA-binding domain-containing protein, with protein sequence MSRTTAPLSDAACRSAKPTDRAYKLFDGDGLYLLVQPNGRKGWRLRYVKPDGREGLTSFGNYPIVGLANARRKRLEVKRMLADGIDPIGAKNQAKTDALIKGRTFESVALGWHTEMSAKWAPDYSKTVMSRLKTHLFPLIGARAIVDLDTHDLMRPLDAIKKRGTIDIALRVQNYLQSIMREAKRLRLITVNPAYDLVGSIKAPRVVHRPALSLSRLPELQERIDTYKGRALTRLTVLLSLHVFVRSSELRLARWSEFDLKRGVWEIPDTRPALEGVPFSTRGTKMAGDIHLVPLSPQAIALLEQIHAITGKFDLVFAGDTKSWKPMSENTVNSALRKMGYDTKSEICGHGFRSMACSALIESGLWTDTAIERQMSHKERNNVRAAYIHKAEFIEERRLIMNWWSRYLEANQQKHVSPREFANQTGANVTRLKAKRGAT encoded by the coding sequence ATGTCGCGCACTACTGCTCCACTCTCCGACGCCGCTTGCCGTTCGGCCAAGCCCACAGACCGCGCCTACAAGCTTTTCGACGGCGACGGCCTTTACCTTCTAGTCCAACCCAATGGCCGCAAAGGCTGGCGTCTCAGATACGTCAAACCTGATGGCCGGGAAGGACTGACCTCATTCGGCAACTACCCCATCGTTGGCCTCGCGAATGCGCGCCGCAAGCGCTTGGAGGTCAAGCGAATGCTGGCGGATGGCATTGACCCTATAGGAGCCAAGAACCAAGCCAAGACGGACGCTCTGATCAAAGGCCGCACCTTTGAAAGCGTTGCCCTCGGCTGGCACACGGAAATGTCAGCCAAGTGGGCACCGGACTATTCCAAGACAGTGATGAGTCGCCTCAAAACTCACCTCTTCCCGCTGATCGGCGCCCGCGCCATTGTCGACCTTGATACCCACGACCTTATGCGGCCCCTGGACGCGATTAAGAAGCGCGGAACGATAGACATTGCTTTAAGGGTACAAAACTACCTGCAGAGCATCATGCGCGAGGCAAAGCGCCTCCGGCTTATCACCGTAAACCCTGCTTACGACCTCGTAGGCTCGATCAAAGCCCCGCGGGTCGTCCACCGCCCCGCCTTATCCTTATCGCGCTTGCCTGAATTGCAGGAACGGATCGACACCTATAAAGGCCGCGCACTTACCCGGCTGACGGTCTTGCTGTCGCTGCACGTGTTTGTACGCTCCAGCGAGCTGCGCCTCGCCCGCTGGAGCGAGTTCGACCTCAAACGTGGCGTCTGGGAAATACCCGACACGCGACCAGCGTTGGAAGGCGTACCCTTTTCCACAAGGGGTACGAAGATGGCAGGCGATATCCATCTTGTACCCTTATCGCCGCAAGCGATCGCCCTGCTCGAGCAGATCCACGCAATCACAGGCAAATTTGACTTGGTGTTCGCAGGCGATACCAAGTCTTGGAAACCAATGTCCGAAAACACTGTGAACAGCGCGCTTCGGAAGATGGGGTACGACACCAAATCCGAGATCTGTGGGCATGGGTTTCGTTCGATGGCCTGCAGCGCACTGATCGAGTCAGGTTTGTGGACGGACACAGCCATCGAGCGGCAGATGAGCCACAAGGAACGCAACAACGTCCGCGCCGCTTACATCCACAAGGCCGAGTTCATCGAGGAGCGCAGGCTGATTATGAACTGGTGGAGTCGCTACCTTGAGGCCAATCAGCAGAAGCATGTCAGCCCACGCGAATTCGCCAATCAGACGGGTGCGAATGTCACTCGCCTAAAAGCAAAACGTGGCGCAACTTAG
- a CDS encoding carboxymuconolactone decarboxylase family protein, with the protein MQDWKQTRKDINTRLVELNGLSPETMKGMAALGAAGGKTNHLDAKTRELISLAVAVTTRCDGCIAFHAAEAKKLGVTSEEVAEALGVAINMNAGAALVYSTHVLDAFDKS; encoded by the coding sequence ATGCAAGATTGGAAGCAAACCCGCAAAGACATCAATACTCGCTTGGTAGAACTAAACGGCCTGTCTCCGGAAACAATGAAAGGCATGGCGGCGCTCGGCGCTGCCGGCGGCAAGACCAATCACCTGGACGCGAAGACCCGCGAACTGATTTCCCTCGCCGTGGCCGTGACCACCCGCTGCGACGGTTGCATCGCCTTCCACGCCGCCGAAGCCAAGAAACTTGGCGTCACCAGTGAAGAAGTCGCCGAAGCACTGGGCGTGGCAATCAACATGAACGCCGGTGCCGCGTTGGTGTACAGCACACATGTGCTGGACGCATTCGATAAGTCGTAA
- a CDS encoding alkene reductase: MNKLFTPYDLSGTALKNRVVMAPMTRTRTLDNIPNEFTALYYAQRASAGLLITEGLPISDEARGYLYTPGIYADEHLPGWRQVTDAVHAKGGKIFAQLWHVGRMSHISVHGMVPVSSGTQPAVDTTVYAWIEPDESGAVQPSVPRSLETEEVKRVIADFVKSARMAMEAGFDGIEIMAANGFLFDQFLSSALNTRTDQYGGSIANRQRFLLETIDAISAEIGGSKIGVRFSPFGRLYDFGVYEGEAETWMSMAAALNERELAYVHLNYQPTIVAAETPPGFGAAFREVYKGTLMAAGGFNQTLAESELVKGELDLIAFGTAYIANPDLVERMQNGWPLAEGDRATYYGVSDRIAKGYTDYPEYVAAKA, from the coding sequence ATGAATAAGCTGTTCACCCCTTACGATCTGTCCGGTACTGCGCTAAAAAACCGGGTCGTTATGGCCCCCATGACCCGCACCCGGACACTAGACAACATCCCTAACGAGTTCACCGCGCTGTATTACGCACAGCGTGCTTCTGCTGGTCTGCTGATCACCGAAGGCCTGCCGATTTCCGACGAAGCCCGTGGCTACCTGTACACCCCAGGTATTTATGCCGACGAACACTTGCCAGGCTGGCGTCAGGTCACCGACGCGGTGCATGCCAAGGGCGGGAAGATCTTCGCGCAGTTATGGCACGTTGGCCGTATGTCCCATATCTCGGTGCATGGCATGGTTCCGGTTTCTTCGGGTACTCAGCCGGCGGTCGATACCACGGTGTATGCCTGGATCGAGCCTGACGAATCCGGCGCTGTGCAACCCAGCGTGCCCCGTTCGCTGGAAACGGAAGAAGTGAAACGTGTCATCGCTGACTTTGTGAAGTCTGCGCGTATGGCGATGGAGGCCGGTTTTGACGGTATCGAAATCATGGCTGCCAACGGGTTCCTGTTCGATCAGTTCCTCAGCAGCGCCTTGAACACCCGTACCGACCAGTACGGTGGCTCGATCGCCAATCGCCAGCGCTTTCTGCTGGAAACCATTGACGCGATTTCTGCCGAAATCGGCGGCTCGAAGATTGGCGTACGGTTCTCGCCGTTTGGCCGCCTGTATGACTTTGGTGTGTACGAAGGTGAAGCAGAAACCTGGATGAGCATGGCGGCAGCGCTTAATGAACGCGAACTGGCCTACGTCCACCTGAACTACCAACCGACCATCGTCGCCGCTGAAACGCCGCCGGGGTTCGGCGCCGCGTTCCGTGAAGTCTACAAGGGTACTTTGATGGCCGCCGGTGGGTTTAACCAAACCCTCGCTGAGTCGGAACTGGTTAAAGGTGAACTCGACTTGATCGCCTTCGGTACGGCCTACATCGCCAACCCCGATTTGGTGGAGCGCATGCAGAACGGCTGGCCACTGGCAGAGGGTGATCGCGCGACTTACTACGGTGTCAGCGATCGCATTGCCAAGGGTTACACCGACTACCCGGAATACGTTGCAGCCAAAGCCTGA
- a CDS encoding 4-oxalocrotonate tautomerase family protein — MPLVTIKGIEGVFTDKQKAEVIQKVTDAMVSVEGENMRALTWVIFEEVKSGDWGIAGEPVTAQDILKLQVGK, encoded by the coding sequence ATGCCTCTCGTTACCATCAAAGGCATTGAAGGCGTTTTTACCGACAAGCAGAAAGCCGAAGTCATCCAAAAAGTGACGGACGCCATGGTGTCTGTAGAAGGTGAAAACATGCGCGCCCTCACCTGGGTCATCTTCGAAGAGGTCAAAAGCGGAGATTGGGGAATCGCTGGCGAACCCGTGACTGCGCAGGACATATTGAAACTGCAAGTAGGTAAATAA
- a CDS encoding co-chaperone YbbN — MSRIVELSAQQFARFVAKGSSVVLFSASWCKPCQEMKPVFHALEEKLHSLAAFAKIDVAVSPTIAQMYGIRAVPSLAVFHEGRLMRVMPGSRSVGTMKKAILAELEEAI, encoded by the coding sequence ATGAGCCGTATCGTTGAGTTGAGTGCTCAGCAGTTCGCCCGCTTTGTGGCCAAAGGCAGCAGCGTCGTGCTGTTTTCAGCGTCCTGGTGCAAGCCTTGTCAGGAGATGAAGCCGGTCTTTCATGCTTTGGAAGAAAAGCTTCACTCCCTGGCGGCTTTTGCAAAGATTGATGTGGCGGTGTCTCCGACGATCGCGCAAATGTACGGTATCCGGGCGGTGCCATCCTTGGCGGTGTTCCATGAGGGGCGGCTGATGCGGGTCATGCCCGGATCCCGTTCAGTTGGAACAATGAAAAAAGCCATTCTTGCGGAGTTGGAAGAGGCGATTTAA
- a CDS encoding DsbA family oxidoreductase, which produces MQTSSKKYAVDIWSDFVCPWCWVAKRRFEQALDKFAEKDNVQVNVRAYRLAANQAPEPMIAALKRKLGNPDSAAAMMNTVSKYGRADGLDYRFDSMLFGDTADAHVLVKAVADEVVKKRLVEALYEQSTSHGQSLFDRGSLEAIAKTVGVSDALIQWAWSSVELREEMEEDEHIAAQLGSGVPLFVFDNAFSLSGAQPEAAFLEALNKMQEKSKVEDDAFSSQVCGIDGCKI; this is translated from the coding sequence ATGCAAACTTCTTCGAAAAAATATGCAGTGGATATCTGGTCTGATTTTGTTTGCCCTTGGTGCTGGGTGGCCAAGCGTCGATTCGAGCAGGCGCTCGATAAATTTGCTGAAAAAGACAATGTACAAGTCAACGTCAGGGCCTATCGTCTGGCGGCGAATCAAGCGCCAGAGCCTATGATCGCTGCCCTTAAACGCAAGCTCGGCAATCCGGATTCCGCTGCCGCGATGATGAACACCGTCAGTAAATATGGTCGGGCCGATGGGCTTGATTACCGCTTTGACAGCATGCTGTTTGGCGATACCGCAGATGCCCATGTACTGGTCAAGGCGGTTGCGGACGAAGTCGTTAAAAAACGCTTGGTCGAGGCGCTGTATGAGCAAAGTACCTCCCATGGTCAGTCGCTGTTTGATCGCGGCAGCCTGGAGGCCATAGCCAAGACCGTAGGTGTTTCGGACGCGTTAATCCAATGGGCGTGGTCATCCGTTGAATTGCGCGAAGAGATGGAGGAAGACGAACATATCGCCGCGCAACTAGGTTCGGGCGTGCCTTTGTTTGTATTCGATAATGCCTTCTCATTGTCCGGTGCTCAGCCTGAGGCTGCTTTTCTTGAAGCGCTGAACAAGATGCAGGAGAAGTCGAAAGTCGAAGATGACGCATTCAGCAGTCAAGTCTGCGGCATAGATGGCTGCAAAATTTGA
- a CDS encoding TetR/AcrR family transcriptional regulator — protein MSITTKAALLRVAETQMRSKGYSAFSYADLAAQIGIRKASIHHHFPTKESLGAELIKDYIKRFDATLSSIEEMNTDPLLRLRGFARLFIISANEGLLPLCGALAAEMAAEMAALPLSLQGLTRAFFETQLDWLQATLNAGVRQCNWSPDKPVETYAFMLLSSLEGASLIDWTLGRSTDPLAGFDHLLETLVTRS, from the coding sequence ATGTCGATCACGACAAAAGCAGCGCTGTTGAGAGTCGCGGAAACCCAAATGCGCTCCAAGGGCTATTCCGCGTTCAGCTATGCCGATCTTGCGGCGCAGATCGGTATTAGAAAAGCCAGTATTCACCATCACTTCCCGACCAAGGAAAGTCTGGGCGCGGAGCTGATCAAGGACTACATCAAACGCTTCGATGCGACCCTCAGTTCGATCGAAGAAATGAATACTGATCCGTTGCTGCGGCTTCGTGGTTTTGCCCGGCTTTTCATCATCAGCGCCAACGAGGGGCTGCTGCCCTTGTGTGGTGCCCTGGCGGCAGAAATGGCGGCAGAAATGGCGGCACTGCCGCTGTCGCTGCAAGGGCTCACTCGGGCTTTCTTTGAAACCCAGCTCGATTGGCTTCAGGCCACCCTCAATGCAGGGGTCCGGCAGTGCAACTGGTCGCCGGACAAACCCGTTGAGACCTACGCGTTCATGCTGCTGAGCAGCCTGGAGGGCGCGAGCCTTATCGATTGGACATTGGGCCGATCAACCGACCCGTTGGCAGGCTTCGATCATTTGCTTGAAACGCTGGTAACGCGGTCTTGA
- a CDS encoding SDR family NAD(P)-dependent oxidoreductase has protein sequence MNDFFQGKKLLVVGGTSGMGLETARMVLKAGGSVVLTGSKQDKADAVRNELSPLGPVSVIVANLMTEEGMNLVRKEINANHSDISLMVNSAGIFIPKPFTEHDEAEYDMYLSLNRATFFITQAVVKNMLAAKLEGAIVNVGSIGAQAALAGSPASAYSMAKAGLHALTRNLAIELAHSGIRVNAVSPGIVHTSIYEGFMDKEAIPEAMKSLNDFHPLGRVGVPEDVANTILFLLSDKTSWVTGAIWDVDAGIMAVRA, from the coding sequence ATGAACGATTTTTTCCAAGGTAAAAAACTGCTAGTTGTCGGTGGCACCAGTGGCATGGGCTTGGAAACGGCCCGCATGGTGCTCAAGGCAGGCGGCAGCGTGGTGCTCACCGGCAGCAAGCAAGACAAGGCCGATGCGGTGCGTAACGAGCTGAGTCCGCTGGGCCCTGTGTCGGTGATCGTCGCCAACCTGATGACTGAAGAGGGCATGAATTTAGTTCGCAAGGAAATCAATGCCAACCATAGCGATATCAGCCTGATGGTGAACTCCGCCGGGATCTTTATTCCCAAGCCGTTCACCGAGCACGATGAGGCCGAGTACGACATGTACCTGTCTCTGAACCGTGCAACCTTCTTCATCACTCAGGCCGTGGTCAAGAACATGCTGGCCGCCAAGCTTGAAGGGGCAATTGTCAACGTCGGATCCATCGGTGCACAGGCTGCATTGGCAGGTTCGCCGGCCTCTGCCTACTCCATGGCAAAGGCAGGTCTGCATGCGCTGACACGCAACCTGGCAATTGAATTGGCTCACTCGGGTATCCGGGTCAACGCCGTCTCGCCAGGGATCGTTCACACCTCGATCTATGAAGGGTTCATGGACAAAGAGGCGATCCCGGAAGCGATGAAGTCGCTGAACGATTTCCACCCGTTGGGACGAGTCGGCGTTCCTGAAGACGTCGCCAACACCATCCTGTTCCTGCTGTCGGACAAGACGTCCTGGGTGACCGGCGCAATCTGGGACGTGGATGCTGGAATTATGGCTGTTCGGGCCTGA
- a CDS encoding OsmC family protein, which produces MSNNLNGIDVAALQQFAQGVAEDATKRHASFNVKTQWKGQTRSVAKVNRYSLAGETYSRDFEIVADEPNELLGQNTAPNPQELLMAALNACMSVGYAANAAMMGIKIHSLEIETDGTLDLQGFLGLDESVNPGYDEVSVVIRLHTDASRERVEELHKVVLKTSVNYANFSKAIRMVPTLEVREG; this is translated from the coding sequence ATGAGCAACAACCTGAATGGTATCGATGTCGCCGCACTCCAGCAGTTTGCCCAAGGCGTTGCTGAGGATGCGACCAAGCGCCACGCGAGCTTCAACGTCAAGACTCAGTGGAAAGGCCAGACTCGCTCTGTGGCCAAAGTCAACCGCTACAGTCTGGCCGGTGAAACCTACTCGCGGGATTTCGAAATCGTCGCCGATGAGCCTAATGAATTGCTGGGCCAAAACACTGCGCCTAACCCTCAAGAGCTGCTGATGGCCGCTCTCAACGCCTGCATGTCGGTCGGTTATGCCGCCAACGCCGCGATGATGGGTATCAAGATTCACAGCCTGGAAATCGAAACGGACGGCACCCTCGACCTGCAAGGCTTCCTGGGCCTCGACGAGAGCGTCAACCCGGGTTACGACGAAGTGAGTGTGGTGATTCGACTGCACACCGACGCCTCCCGTGAGCGCGTTGAAGAACTGCACAAAGTGGTGCTCAAAACCTCGGTCAACTACGCCAACTTCTCGAAAGCCATCCGCATGGTGCCAACCCTCGAAGTGCGTGAGGGCTGA
- a CDS encoding TetR/AcrR family transcriptional regulator, which translates to MSTRSDLLTSAEILLRTKGYAAFSYADLAEDIGIKKASIHHHFPTKESLAIAIVESYLFRFKNQLECINDENTGIIDRLNAFALMFAQSSKNAMLPLCGALAAELLALPESLKEMTRDFFEIHLNWLQANIALGQAAGELKAELDGVKVARFILNTLEGGSFVSWALNDNYEQSSGFDFILDGLRVTETHH; encoded by the coding sequence ATGAGTACACGTTCCGACCTCCTGACCAGCGCTGAGATTCTGTTGCGTACCAAGGGCTACGCAGCCTTCAGCTATGCCGATCTGGCGGAAGACATCGGTATCAAGAAGGCGAGTATTCACCACCACTTTCCCACCAAAGAAAGTCTGGCGATTGCCATCGTTGAGAGTTATCTGTTCCGGTTCAAGAATCAGCTGGAATGCATCAATGATGAAAATACCGGCATTATCGATCGGCTCAATGCCTTCGCCTTGATGTTCGCGCAAAGCAGTAAAAACGCGATGCTTCCGCTCTGCGGCGCCTTGGCGGCGGAGTTGCTGGCTTTGCCTGAAAGCCTAAAGGAAATGACGCGGGACTTTTTCGAAATCCATCTCAATTGGCTTCAGGCCAATATCGCACTGGGCCAAGCGGCAGGGGAACTCAAAGCTGAGCTGGACGGCGTGAAGGTTGCCAGGTTCATCTTGAATACGTTGGAAGGTGGCAGCTTTGTATCTTGGGCGCTGAACGACAATTACGAACAGTCTTCTGGATTTGATTTCATTTTAGATGGACTTCGGGTTACCGAAACGCATCACTGA
- a CDS encoding nucleobase:cation symporter-2 family protein, which translates to MKTPHVSHQRPEDENLGIGANMAYGLQHVLTMYGGIVAVPLIIGQAAGLSPADIGLLIAASLFAGGLATLLQTLGLPFFGCQLPLVQGVSFSGVATMVAIVSSGGEGGFQSILGAVIAASLIGLLITPVFSRITKFFPPLVTGIVITTIGLTLMPVAARWAMGGNSHAPDFGSMANIGLAAVTLVLVLLLSKIGSATISRLSILLAMVIGTVIAVFLGMADFSSVTQGPMFGFPTPFHFGMPTFHFAAILSMCIVIMVTLVETSADILAVGEIIGTKVDSKRLGNGLRADMLSSMVAPIFGSFTQSAFAQNVGLVAVTGIKSRFVVATGGVFLVVLGLLPFMGRVIAAVPTSVLGGAGIVLFGTVAASGIRTLSKVDYRNNVNLIIVATSIGFGMIPIAAPNFYEHFPSWFATIFHSGISSSAIMAIVLNLTFNHLTAGNSDQQSVFAAGTERVLRYQDLAALREGDYFSEGKLHDCDGNEIPVVEMDHGHAEPRAVHAKSSEHV; encoded by the coding sequence ATGAAAACACCCCATGTTTCACACCAACGGCCCGAGGATGAAAATCTCGGGATCGGCGCGAATATGGCTTACGGACTGCAACACGTTCTGACCATGTACGGCGGTATCGTCGCGGTGCCTTTGATCATTGGCCAGGCGGCCGGGCTCTCACCGGCGGACATCGGTTTGTTGATTGCTGCTTCGTTGTTTGCAGGGGGGCTGGCGACATTGCTGCAAACCCTGGGTTTGCCGTTTTTCGGTTGTCAGTTGCCGCTGGTACAGGGCGTGTCGTTCTCCGGCGTTGCGACCATGGTGGCGATTGTCAGCAGTGGTGGGGAAGGCGGCTTTCAGTCGATTCTCGGAGCGGTGATTGCCGCGTCGCTGATCGGCTTGCTGATCACGCCGGTGTTCTCGCGAATCACCAAGTTCTTTCCGCCGCTGGTGACGGGCATTGTGATCACCACGATCGGCCTGACGCTGATGCCGGTGGCCGCGCGCTGGGCCATGGGCGGCAACAGCCATGCTCCGGACTTCGGCAGCATGGCAAACATTGGTCTGGCGGCGGTGACGCTGGTGCTGGTCCTGCTACTGAGCAAGATCGGCAGTGCGACCATCTCCCGTTTGTCGATCCTCTTGGCCATGGTCATCGGCACAGTCATCGCGGTGTTCCTCGGCATGGCGGATTTCTCGTCCGTCACCCAAGGCCCGATGTTCGGCTTCCCGACACCGTTTCATTTCGGCATGCCCACCTTCCACTTCGCCGCGATTCTGTCGATGTGTATCGTGATCATGGTGACCCTGGTGGAAACCTCGGCCGATATCCTCGCCGTCGGTGAAATCATCGGCACCAAAGTCGATTCCAAACGCTTGGGCAATGGTCTGCGCGCCGACATGCTGTCGAGCATGGTCGCGCCAATTTTCGGCTCCTTCACCCAGAGCGCCTTCGCCCAGAACGTCGGGTTGGTGGCGGTGACCGGGATCAAGAGCCGTTTCGTGGTGGCCACCGGCGGTGTGTTCCTGGTGGTGCTCGGATTGCTGCCGTTCATGGGGCGGGTCATCGCCGCCGTGCCGACCTCCGTACTCGGCGGCGCCGGCATCGTGTTGTTCGGCACCGTGGCGGCCAGCGGCATTCGGACGCTGTCCAAGGTCGACTACCGCAACAACGTCAACCTGATCATCGTCGCCACTTCGATCGGTTTTGGCATGATCCCCATCGCCGCACCGAACTTCTACGAACACTTCCCCAGCTGGTTTGCGACGATTTTCCACTCGGGCATCAGTTCTTCGGCGATCATGGCCATCGTGCTGAACCTGACCTTCAACCACCTCACCGCCGGCAACTCGGATCAGCAATCGGTGTTTGCAGCCGGTACCGAGCGAGTCCTGCGTTATCAGGACCTGGCGGCGTTGCGGGAAGGGGATTACTTCAGCGAAGGTAAGCTGCATGACTGCGACGGGAATGAGATCCCGGTGGTGGAGATGGATCATGGGCATGCCGAGCCGCGGGCGGTGCATGCGAAAAGCAGTGAGCATGTCTGA
- a CDS encoding arylamine N-acetyltransferase: MSEPRLTNLALYLQRLGIDAPPAPTLETLRQLQLRHTGAFAFENLATLLGQPVLIDLPSIEQKVLHDGRGGYCYELNNLFLALLQTLGFEARGITGRVVMNQPEGAWTARTHRLSLVTLDGVRYITDVGFGGMVPTAPLMLDTEAEQLTPHEPYRIEQHADGYTLRANVCGEWRAMYIFDLQRQEDIDYDLGNWYVSTHPESPFVTQLMVARTGEGWRRTLNNGSFAIHRMGSESERRQVADVDELIGLLKSEFDIRVPQHPELERVINQLITSRE; the protein is encoded by the coding sequence ATGAGCGAGCCACGACTGACGAATCTTGCCCTGTACCTGCAACGCCTGGGCATCGACGCCCCGCCGGCGCCAACCCTGGAAACCCTGCGGCAATTGCAGCTGCGCCACACCGGTGCCTTTGCGTTCGAAAACCTCGCCACGCTGTTGGGGCAGCCGGTGCTCATCGACCTGCCGTCCATCGAGCAGAAAGTCCTGCACGACGGTCGCGGCGGTTACTGCTACGAACTCAACAACCTGTTCCTGGCCTTGCTTCAGACGCTGGGTTTCGAGGCGCGCGGCATCACCGGCCGCGTGGTCATGAACCAGCCCGAAGGCGCGTGGACCGCACGCACTCACCGTTTGAGCCTGGTGACCCTTGATGGCGTGCGCTACATCACCGACGTCGGCTTCGGCGGCATGGTGCCCACCGCACCGTTGATGCTCGACACCGAAGCCGAACAGCTCACCCCCCACGAACCCTATCGCATCGAACAGCATGCGGACGGCTATACCCTGCGCGCCAACGTTTGCGGTGAATGGCGAGCGATGTACATCTTCGACCTGCAACGTCAGGAGGACATCGACTATGACCTCGGCAACTGGTACGTCTCGACTCATCCCGAATCACCCTTCGTGACGCAACTGATGGTGGCGCGGACGGGGGAGGGATGGCGACGCACGCTGAACAACGGCAGTTTTGCCATTCATCGCATGGGCAGTGAGAGCGAGCGGCGGCAGGTGGCGGATGTGGATGAGTTGATCGGGTTGCTGAAAAGTGAGTTTGATATACGCGTACCACAGCACCCAGAGTTGGAGCGCGTTATAAATCAATTAATTACCAGTCGAGAGTAA